From the genome of Ptychodera flava strain L36383 chromosome 22, AS_Pfla_20210202, whole genome shotgun sequence, one region includes:
- the LOC139122636 gene encoding uncharacterized protein yields MVTRSTSDLDGVIATSTLTMIIRHSEDVPDTTILPNPQLQGREMIADSDNMGHTAYEVFIEAGETADLNSSEEKKLNHIYYCISGTGALKDPDGQSLKFEPHTMMALSSGMSAQLSAESRIRMYVIYCSDVQPSVDRVVFRSLAEIIGSERNMHWGQGYSRRFLLKSDGFPISLTNTSVDSGCRAKLGYQNHLESAHYITGKVHYEWEDGAKMVESRVGPNSGTTYNMDQHDKHIVLAKEESSCLCIFFPALTGLEKHDLSSGYSSYNI; encoded by the coding sequence ATTGCAACATCAACGTTAACCATGATTATAAGACATTCTGAAGATGTTCCGGACACAACTATTCTTCCCAACCCACAATTACAAGGCAGAGAGATGATTGCAGATTCTGACAATATGGGCCATACCGCATATGAAGTTTTCATTGAAGCTGGTGAAACAGCTGATCTGAACTCTTCAGAAGAGAAGAAGCTAAATCATATTTATTATTGCATCTCGGGCACAGGTGCCTTAAAAGATCCCGATGGACAATCATTGAAATTTGAACCACACACAATGATGGCTCTCTCCTCTGGTATGTCAGCTCAGCTATCGGCAGAGTCACGTATTCGGATGTACGTCATATATTGCAGTGATGTTCAGCCGTCTGTGGACCGCGTCGTCTTTAGGTCATTGGCTGAAATCATTGGCTCTGAAAGAAACATGCACTGGGGTCAAGGTTACAGTCGCCGTTTTCTGCTGAAGTCTGACGGGTTTCCCATAAGCCTCACCAATACCTCTGTTGACAGTGGATGTAGAGCAAAGCTAGGCTACCAAAATCATTTGGAGTCGGCTCATTACATCACAGGAAAGGTACATTATGAGTGGGAAGATGGTGCCAAGATGGTTGAGAGTAGAGTGGGACCAAACAGTGGTACTACCTATAACATGGACCAACATGATAAGCATATAGTTCTTGCCAAGGAAGAGAGCTCCTGTCTGTGTATCTTCTTTCCTGCTCTGACAGGATTGGAAAAACATGATCTTAGTAGTGGATATTCCAGTTACAATATCTGA